TAATTATGGGCATAATAAATGCGGTACTATTTCAGGCTGTAAGCATGATTAGCTGGATTGTTATTGCACTGCTTACCGTGGTATTCGGAACATTGGGAGATTTATTCGAATCGAAAATAAAACGCGAAATTAATGTGAAAGACACCGGAACAATACTACCCGGGCATGGCGGTTTTTTAGACCGCCTCGACAGCCTGCTGTTTGTTATTCCAGCCATTTTTATTTGGCTAATTTTTACCGGTAACGTTTAAACAACTCACTCATGAGATCAGTGATAAAACAAATCCCCAATTTTATTACCACACTTAACCTCCTCTCAGGAATTATAGCCACTTTTTTTGCTATTGACGGGCACCTGATTTGGGCCGGAATTTTTATCTGTGCAGCATCAGTATTTGATTTTGCCGATGGATTGGCAGCCCGGGCTTTAAAAGCGTATTCGGAAATCGGCAAACAGCTCGACTCATTGTCAGACCTGGTTTCGTTTGGCATAGCGCCCGGTGCCATTTTATTTACGCTCCTGGAATTTTCGTTGTTTGAAACCAATCAGCCAATTCACGAAATAAGCGGCGAATGGTACGAGTGGCTCATCCTGTTTTCGGCCTTCCTGATTCCGGTATTTGGTGCACTAAGGTTAGCAAAGTTTAATGTACTGCCCGATAACGAACCCTTTTTTAGAGGATTGCCCATCCCCTCGAATGGTATTTTTTGGGCATCGCTGGGATTAATGCTCGAGTTTCCTAAATACCACGAATATTTTCAAATTATATATTCCACCAAAAACCTGGTTATTCTGTGTGTTTTTATGGCAGGAATGATGGTTATTAACTTACCGATGTTTTCGTTAAAAGTAAAGAACCTTCGTTTTAAAGAGAACTGGTATCGCTACCTGTTTCTTTTGCTGGCCTTGGTTTTATTGCTTGCTTTTAACGTGTACGGATTGGCACTGGTTATTCTGCTGTACATCGTTTTAAATGTTTTCTTCTACCTGTTTAAAGTAAAATTTTAACAAAAGAAAAGCCTCTGAAAACGGAAGAAAAATATTTTCCCGAGGGAAAGATTAATAATACGCCATGACAAATTGACTTCCGAAACCAGAGGCTAATATCTTTTATTCATAACTTAAAACGCAGCTAAAAACTGCATTAGTTACATAATTAACAACAAATAAGGAAAGATGTTTGAGGGAGTATGTAATTAATTGAAATAAAACTATTTCAAAGGAGCTGCAAATTTGAGCACATCGCTGTCGTTAATCTCTTTATCGCAAAGAATAATCAATCTTTCGATAACATTTCTAAACTCACGAATATTACCTGTCCAGTTTATTTTTTGGAGCTCTTTTATTGCCTTTGCTGTAATTGTTTTCTCTTGCATGCCATACTCGTTACAAATTTGCTGAATAAAATGGCCGGCTAACAAAGGAATATCTTCAATGCGATCGTTGAGCGTTGGCACATGAATTAAAATTACACTTAAACGATGGTATAAGTCTTCTCTGAATTTATTTTCAGCAATCTCTGTCGCCAGTTTTTTATTGGTTGCTGCCACCACCCGCACGTCAACTTTTATATGCTTATCGCCACCTACGCGGCTAATAATACTTTCTTGCAATGCCCGTAATACTTTAGCTTGCGCCGACAAGCTCATATCTCCAATTTCATCAAGAAAAAGTGTTCCTCCGTTGGCTTGTTCAAACTTACCTTTACGTTGTTTTACCGCTGATGTAAAGGCACCTTTTTCGTGCCCAAACAGTTCGCTTTCTATCAATTCAGATGGAATGGCAGCACAATTCACTTCTACAAAAGGCCCAGCCGACCGATTGCTTTGATCGTGAATGCGTCGGGCAACCAGTTCTTTTCCCGAGCCGTTTGCCCCGGTAATTAAAACACGTGCATCGGTAGGAGCCACCCGGTCGGCCATCTCAATAATTTCAGTTATGGCCTTCGATTCACCGATAATCTGAAATTTCTTATTTACTTTTTTCTTTAAAATTTTGGTTTCAGTTACCAGGCTTGATTTGTCCATGGCATTCCGGATGGTTATAAGCAAGCGGTTTAAATCAAGCGGCTTTTCGATATAATCGAAAGCCCCCTTTTTTATCGAGTCAACAGCGGTATCAATATTTCCGTGGCCCGATATCATTACAACCGGAGTATCGGGCGCTAAAACTACAAGGCGCTCCAGTACTTCAATCCCGTCTAATCCAGGCATTTTTATGTCGCAAAGTACGATGTCGTACTCTGCCGATCGTATTTTTTCAATTCCTTTCGTGCCGTCTTCTGCTAAATCTACTTCGTATTTTTCGTACTCAAGAATATCTTTTAAGGTATTACGGATACTCCGCTCGTCGTCTATGACCAGGATTTTTGACATGTATATTTGTTTTTGTTTCTGTTGTAAAAATAACTATAGCCGAGCGCTTAACAAAAATGATTCCAAATAAAAAATCCTGAAGTTAAAATACTTCAGGATTTTATAGAATATATTGGTATTTTAACTACAAGCGGTTTACTAACAGCCCCCAGCTGCAATATTCGATTTTTTGCGTCGTCGCACCTCTACCGGTTTATTTTCTGAATCAGAAAAAAGTTCAGAACCTTCTTTGGGTGCAGCCATGTCGGCATAATCAAACTTTGGAAAGCCGCTATAATAAGCATCGTCATCCATCGTTGAATACAAATCATCTTTATGTTCGTTATAGTACTTATAACCACCCAATAAAAGTTTCATATTGTCGAATCCAACCTGATGAAAAAACAACCATGGGCCATTGGCCTGCAATTCATCTTCGCCGTACAGAATTATGGTAGTTCCCATCTCTTTAAGAGCCTTTAACCGTTCAATATTCTCGGGAAATGTTAAGGTGTTGGCCGATAAATTCTCGGCACCGGGAATGTGCCCCTGTCCGAAAACGAAGTTATCCCGGATATCAAAAATTACAATACTATCGGGTTTATCAGCAATAATTTCTTCAAGCTCCCACGGATAAACGTAATCTTCCGACATCAGCAGGGCATCAACACTTTCGTTCATGCTTTTTTCGTAATTCAACAATGGTTTTGGCATAGTTAAAAAACCAATTAGCAGAATAACCACAAATATTGCTACTGCAATTAAAGTTCTCCACGGGTTTATTTCATGTATATGCATGGTAATAATTTTACTGATTTAGATATTAGCAACCTCCGGCTGCCACATTTGTTTTTTCTCTGCGACGCACCTGAACCTGAACATTTTCGCCATCAGGGGCAAGTGTTGCGGCACCGGTAAAATAAATTTGAGCACCACGGCGGAAAGCGTAGGCCTCAAATTCACTTTTTGGAGCATCTTCATTTGGTGGTAAGGGATCGATAATCGTTTGCATCCAGCAGTTGATACCGCCTTTTAATACATAGGTGCCTTTGTACCCCAGGCGTTTGGTTAACACCCATGTTTGATCGGCACGAATATCGTCGTTTGAAACAAAAACTACTTTTACACCCGGTACACCAAAATACGACAGGTTTTCTTCATCCAGCAGGTTTTCGAGCGGAACATTTACCGATCCCGGTAATGCGTATTCCTCGAATTCTCCCTCCGGCCTTACATCAACCACTAATAACGAGGGGTCGCCCTGGATAATCATTTTTGCCACCTGATCGGTTGTAACATATCGGCTTGGTTGAATAATTTCCTGCAACAGCTCCTCGGGAGCAATCTGTTTTGGTTCATCGCTGGTGGTTAAAAATAAGGTTCCGGCTGCCAGCACCAGCATTACTATGGTTAGAAAAATATAATTTCGGTTCATGTCATTTAAATTATCAATTCTCAAATTGCGTGAATAGATTCAATTCGAATACTGCATTGCAGGTTTAGAATTTATATTGTTTCATGTTTTTCCGAACACGCTTTTCAATAAGCATGGTTCCCCAAAATGCTGCCAATGCCACAAAAGTAAATGCAAACGCAAACCACGGAGCAGGAATTCCGGTTAACTCGGAAAGTGTAACATTTCCAAGATAACCGCTATCAAAGAAACCCTCAAAAAGCGGGTAAGTTAAGGAGAACAGGAAGATTCCCACGAACAATCCTACCGTAAAAAATATCGCATCAAGTTTACCAATGGCTATTCCGGTAAAACTGGTGCCGGGGCAATAGCCTCCAATAACAAAACCAAAGCCCATAATTACTCCGCCAACAATCATTGGTGTTAAATAGGTTGGAAGTATAAATATTTGCGATAAGTCGAGCCAGCCCACATAGTCAAAATACATAAGTCCGACCATGGCAACAATAAGGGCGGTAAAAAACACACGCAAAACAACAAAGTTATATCCGTAAAAAACACCGGCAAGGTTACGTGAAGAAGAAAACCCGGATGCTTCAAGAATAAATCCGAAGGCAATGCCGAGTAGAATTGCAATTACAAAATCCCAGCCTTCGCCAATTATACCATTAGGAATTAAAGGTCCCATTTTTTCTAAATTTTTTGTTTGTTTATTATATCCAAAGTTTTCTGAAGAAATAAGCTACTGCATAGCCGGTGCCAAAAATGGCAAACATTACAATTACGCCACCTAAGGCAAATGTAGCGCTTCCACTTAGTGCTGCACCGCTGGTACATCCGCGGCCAAACTGGCTGCCAATACCAAATAATGCACCACCAATTACTGCTAAAATAAGTCGTTTCCGGCTGGTAATTCGCGGACCATGATCGGTTCTGATTTTCTTCATACGACCAAAAACAATTCCCGAGAAAATACCTCCCAATAAAATTCCAAGCGATTCAAAAACCAGCCAGGTGTACATGGGCGAATGATCATCGCTAACAAATTGTTTCATATAGGCATTAGCTTCGGTAGCGTTTGGAGCAACAGTATTTGCCGTTGTAACTACCGCACTTTTTACGGCACCACTGGCTCCAAGTCCGCGGCCGGTAATAAATACAGTTACAAGAATAAGTAATCCGAGTAAAACGCCTCCCAAATACGGATTAATGTATTTGGGTTGTTGTATTGTTGTTTTTTCTGAACTCATACTTTTTGTTTAAAAAATTTATCAATAAAGATATCGTGTTATTTGTCCGGCCTCAACCATTATAAAACGGAACATAAATCCGCCAAACAAGATCATTGCCGGTGGTAACCATTTGGGTACGTGCAAGCCCCATATTTCAAGCGTTTCAAAAAGTGCCGGAAAAATTAAACCGATAACCACCACAAATACCCAGAAACTTACCGTAAAATGTCCGCCAAGAAAAAGATTGGCTGCTTCAATGGCTGTTTCTGATCCGGCAAGGAAACCCATAAACAGGTGGATGATGAGGAAAATTTCGATGATGATTAAAATCAGGTCGATACGACTTAATTTTCTTCTTTCTTTTTCATCCTTACTTATCCAGATTATTGCCGCTAAGCCGGTTGAAAAACCAGAAACCAGGAACAAAGGCCCAAGGATACTGGTGTTCCATAACGGACGTGCATTAAAAGCCGATAATAGTATACCGGTGTACACTCCCAGAATAATTGATAAAATCATCATTACCCAGGCAAAAGCCACGCGTTGTTTTATTACCCAGGCTTCCATCTTATTTACAATCTCCAGCTTCCAATCCCAGCCAGGCACTAACTCTTTCATATAGCTGGCTACCCAAATAAACGACAACGGTGTTATTGCCATCAGGGTCCAGGCGCCCCAGCTCATTGGCGAATCTAGTCGAACGGTAGTGTACAGCTGCCAAAAAAACAACTTATGTTTTAAGTCCCAAAACAATGCACCCAGCCCAATTACCAATGCCAAAGGAGCAATTATTGGTGCCCATTTTACTGTGGCTTCCATTGTATTTTCCTTGCCACGTACTACGTAGTAACCGGCAAAAAACAATATTCCTGCCGCTAATCCTCCCAAAAACAAATACAAAGGAATTTGCCAATGCCAAATATTGAGGTAAGGATCAATGTTTGGTATATTTCTTCCACTTACAAATAATTCTTCTTTCATATGATTAAAAGTGTTAGGTTAGAAAAAATAATTGTGGTTTTGTTCCGGCTTCCGGTGCCAGCACTTTCCATTTTCGATCTTTAATGGCCAGTGATACATCACTGTTCGGATCATCAAGGTCCCCAAAATACAAGCACTTTGTCGGACAAACATCAACACATGCCGGAAGTTGTCCTTTTTGAACCCGGTGTAAACAGAAGGTACATTTATCAACATAGCCCTCGGGATGCGAATAACGGGCATCGTAAGGACATGATTGAATACAGGCACCACAACCGATACATTTGTTGTGCTTTACCAATACAACTCCGCCTTGCCCAATATGGCTTGCCCCGGTTGGGCAACACCTTACACAAGGAGAATTATCGCAATGATTACAACGTTCTGAACGAAACTCAAGACTCAAACTCGGATAAGTTCCGTCAACTCGTTCAACAATCCAGTCGCGACAGTAACCGTGCGGCACATTATTTTCAGTTTGACAAGCAACTACACAGTCGCCACATCCAACACACTTTTTGGTGTCAATTGCCATTGCATACCTCATGCTTTAACCTCCTTTCCTTCCACTTCAGGATTTTCTTTTAAAAATGTAATAAAGTTTCCTCTCATTCCGGTACCTCCCATAATTGGGTCAACCAAAACATTGGTTACCATTTCGGTATCGCTGGCTCCTTTTCCGAAAGCCCTCGAGAGTTTTTTGTTTTTGTGTCCAAATCCGTGAACCATATACACCGAATCCCAACGAATACGTTCTGTTATCCGCACTTTTACGGGGAAGGAAGTAATTGCTCCATCCTGGTTTTTCAACCATACTTCCTGTCCGTTTTTAAGCTCCCATAAGTCGGCA
Above is a genomic segment from uncultured Draconibacterium sp. containing:
- a CDS encoding CDP-alcohol phosphatidyltransferase family protein codes for the protein MRSVIKQIPNFITTLNLLSGIIATFFAIDGHLIWAGIFICAASVFDFADGLAARALKAYSEIGKQLDSLSDLVSFGIAPGAILFTLLEFSLFETNQPIHEISGEWYEWLILFSAFLIPVFGALRLAKFNVLPDNEPFFRGLPIPSNGIFWASLGLMLEFPKYHEYFQIIYSTKNLVILCVFMAGMMVINLPMFSLKVKNLRFKENWYRYLFLLLALVLLLAFNVYGLALVILLYIVLNVFFYLFKVKF
- a CDS encoding sigma-54 dependent transcriptional regulator, translated to MSKILVIDDERSIRNTLKDILEYEKYEVDLAEDGTKGIEKIRSAEYDIVLCDIKMPGLDGIEVLERLVVLAPDTPVVMISGHGNIDTAVDSIKKGAFDYIEKPLDLNRLLITIRNAMDKSSLVTETKILKKKVNKKFQIIGESKAITEIIEMADRVAPTDARVLITGANGSGKELVARRIHDQSNRSAGPFVEVNCAAIPSELIESELFGHEKGAFTSAVKQRKGKFEQANGGTLFLDEIGDMSLSAQAKVLRALQESIISRVGGDKHIKVDVRVVAATNKKLATEIAENKFREDLYHRLSVILIHVPTLNDRIEDIPLLAGHFIQQICNEYGMQEKTITAKAIKELQKINWTGNIREFRNVIERLIILCDKEINDSDVLKFAAPLK
- a CDS encoding rhodanese-like domain-containing protein, producing MHIHEINPWRTLIAVAIFVVILLIGFLTMPKPLLNYEKSMNESVDALLMSEDYVYPWELEEIIADKPDSIVIFDIRDNFVFGQGHIPGAENLSANTLTFPENIERLKALKEMGTTIILYGEDELQANGPWLFFHQVGFDNMKLLLGGYKYYNEHKDDLYSTMDDDAYYSGFPKFDYADMAAPKEGSELFSDSENKPVEVRRRKKSNIAAGGC
- a CDS encoding rhodanese-like domain-containing protein; this encodes MNRNYIFLTIVMLVLAAGTLFLTTSDEPKQIAPEELLQEIIQPSRYVTTDQVAKMIIQGDPSLLVVDVRPEGEFEEYALPGSVNVPLENLLDEENLSYFGVPGVKVVFVSNDDIRADQTWVLTKRLGYKGTYVLKGGINCWMQTIIDPLPPNEDAPKSEFEAYAFRRGAQIYFTGAATLAPDGENVQVQVRRREKTNVAAGGC
- a CDS encoding YeeE/YedE thiosulfate transporter family protein, with the translated sequence MGPLIPNGIIGEGWDFVIAILLGIAFGFILEASGFSSSRNLAGVFYGYNFVVLRVFFTALIVAMVGLMYFDYVGWLDLSQIFILPTYLTPMIVGGVIMGFGFVIGGYCPGTSFTGIAIGKLDAIFFTVGLFVGIFLFSLTYPLFEGFFDSGYLGNVTLSELTGIPAPWFAFAFTFVALAAFWGTMLIEKRVRKNMKQYKF
- a CDS encoding YeeE/YedE thiosulfate transporter family protein; protein product: MSSEKTTIQQPKYINPYLGGVLLGLLILVTVFITGRGLGASGAVKSAVVTTANTVAPNATEANAYMKQFVSDDHSPMYTWLVFESLGILLGGIFSGIVFGRMKKIRTDHGPRITSRKRLILAVIGGALFGIGSQFGRGCTSGAALSGSATFALGGVIVMFAIFGTGYAVAYFFRKLWI
- the nrfD gene encoding NrfD/PsrC family molybdoenzyme membrane anchor subunit: MKEELFVSGRNIPNIDPYLNIWHWQIPLYLFLGGLAAGILFFAGYYVVRGKENTMEATVKWAPIIAPLALVIGLGALFWDLKHKLFFWQLYTTVRLDSPMSWGAWTLMAITPLSFIWVASYMKELVPGWDWKLEIVNKMEAWVIKQRVAFAWVMMILSIILGVYTGILLSAFNARPLWNTSILGPLFLVSGFSTGLAAIIWISKDEKERRKLSRIDLILIIIEIFLIIHLFMGFLAGSETAIEAANLFLGGHFTVSFWVFVVVIGLIFPALFETLEIWGLHVPKWLPPAMILFGGFMFRFIMVEAGQITRYLY
- a CDS encoding 4Fe-4S dicluster domain-containing protein, translated to MRYAMAIDTKKCVGCGDCVVACQTENNVPHGYCRDWIVERVDGTYPSLSLEFRSERCNHCDNSPCVRCCPTGASHIGQGGVVLVKHNKCIGCGACIQSCPYDARYSHPEGYVDKCTFCLHRVQKGQLPACVDVCPTKCLYFGDLDDPNSDVSLAIKDRKWKVLAPEAGTKPQLFFLT